A region from the Sorex araneus isolate mSorAra2 chromosome 6, mSorAra2.pri, whole genome shotgun sequence genome encodes:
- the LOC101537166 gene encoding olfactory receptor 4C15-like, producing MKNQSFVTEFVLLGFSQNPDVQKIVFVIFLFVYIATICGNLLIVAAIISNPALMGSPMYFFLVFLSFLDACFISAIGPNMIIDCLYEKKTISYGGCMMQIFTEHFFSGAEMIVLTSMAYDRYVAICKPLHYTSIMNPRLCGILIGVAWAGGFLHAIIQLLFTLQLPFCGPNVIDHFICELYPLLELACTDTYAFGLMIVANSGTFCILIFFMLLVSYGVILFSLRNHSTEGQRKALSTCGSHVAVVVLFFIPCIFEYARPPVSFSLDKIVAIFYTILTPLLNPLIYSFRNKEVKNAISKLCSRLMIVSVAK from the coding sequence ATGAAAAATCAAAGCTTTGTCACTGAGTTTGTCCTCCTGGGATTTTCACAGAATCCAGATGTTCAGAAAAttgtatttgtcatatttttgtttgtctacATTGCAACTATCTGTGGCAACCTGCTGATTGTGGCAGCCATCATCAGCAATCCAGCGCTCATGGGCTCCCCgatgtacttcttcctggtttTTCTATCGTTCCTGGATGCATGTTTTATCTCAGCAATTGGCCCTAACATGATCATAGACTGTctctatgaaaagaaaaccatctCCTACGGAGGTTGTATGATGCAGATATTTACTGAACACTTTTTTTCTGGAGCAGAGATGATTGTCCTCACatccatggcctatgacaggtatgtggccatctgcaaacccttgCACTACACTTCTATCATGAACCCAAGGCTCTGTGGCATTCTGATTGGAGTAGCCTGGGCAGGGGGCTTTCTGCATGCCATTATACAGCTTCTTTTTACTCTACAACTTCCTTTCTGTGGTCCTAATGTTATTGATCACTTTATTTGTGAATTGTACCCATTACTGGAGCTTGCATGCACTGATACATATGCTTTTGGCCTTATGATAGTGGCCAACAGTGGAACCTTTTGCATCCTAATCTTCTTCATGTTACTAGTGTCCTATGGGGTCATCTTGTTCTCCCTGAGAAACCACAGcactgaaggacagaggaaagccctctccacctgtgggtctcatgttgctgttgtggttttgttctttattccaTGTATATTTGAGTATGCGCGGCCTCCAGTTTCTTTCTCCCTTGACAAAATCGTGGCAATATTCTACACTATCCTAACTCCTTTACTCAATCCTTTGATTTATTCTTTCAGaaataaggaggtgaaaaatgCCATTAGCAAACTGTGCAGCCGGTTAATGATTGTTTCTGTTGCAAAATAA